In one window of Paracoccus saliphilus DNA:
- a CDS encoding aspartate aminotransferase family protein → MNPNTLENYWMPFTANRDFKADPRMVVSAEGMHYTSEDGRQIMDGTAGLWCANAGHSHPLIVEAISSTAKTLDFAPMFNFGHPEAFRLAAQLAALFPDPLNRIFFSNSGSEAVDTALKISLAYHKARGKAGKIRFIGRERGYHGVGFGGISVGGIVANRKQFNTHLPGVDHMRHTHDPDRNSFTRGAVPHGAELADDLERLVGLHGAETIAAVIVEPVAGSTGVLPPPQGYLQRLREIATKHDILLIFDEVITGFGRLGKATASEYFGVTPDLITFAKGVTSGTIPMGGVAASQFIYDAVVENSETPIELFHGYTYSAHPIATAAALASLRAYTEEGMFENAANLEQAWGDAFHTLKDATNVIDIRTIGLVAGIELSSRDGAPGARAYEVMKRAWAKGLMVRVTGDIIALSPPLILSEADIGFMTDTLREVLAETA, encoded by the coding sequence ATGAATCCCAATACGCTCGAAAACTACTGGATGCCATTCACGGCGAACCGCGACTTCAAGGCCGATCCGCGTATGGTCGTGTCGGCCGAGGGAATGCATTACACTTCGGAGGATGGGCGCCAGATCATGGATGGTACGGCTGGCTTGTGGTGCGCCAATGCGGGGCATAGTCATCCGCTGATAGTCGAGGCGATCTCCAGTACCGCCAAGACGCTCGATTTCGCGCCCATGTTCAATTTCGGCCATCCCGAGGCATTCAGGCTGGCGGCCCAACTCGCCGCACTGTTCCCGGATCCGTTGAATCGCATTTTCTTCTCCAATTCCGGTTCCGAGGCGGTGGACACTGCGCTCAAGATCTCGCTGGCCTATCACAAGGCAAGGGGCAAGGCGGGCAAGATCCGTTTCATTGGACGTGAGCGGGGCTACCACGGGGTAGGTTTTGGCGGCATCTCGGTGGGGGGCATTGTGGCGAACCGCAAGCAGTTCAACACGCATCTGCCGGGCGTCGATCATATGCGCCACACCCATGATCCGGACCGAAACAGCTTTACCCGCGGTGCGGTTCCGCATGGTGCCGAACTGGCCGATGATCTGGAGCGTCTGGTCGGCCTGCACGGTGCGGAAACCATCGCCGCAGTGATCGTGGAGCCAGTCGCTGGTTCGACCGGTGTGTTGCCGCCCCCGCAGGGTTATCTTCAGCGCTTGCGCGAAATCGCGACAAAACACGACATCCTGCTGATCTTCGACGAGGTGATCACCGGATTCGGCCGCTTGGGTAAGGCGACTGCGTCAGAGTATTTTGGCGTGACACCGGATCTGATCACCTTCGCCAAGGGAGTGACCAGCGGCACAATACCCATGGGTGGCGTTGCAGCCTCGCAGTTCATCTATGATGCCGTGGTCGAGAATTCCGAAACGCCGATCGAGCTGTTCCACGGTTATACCTATTCGGCCCACCCGATTGCTACCGCGGCGGCACTGGCGTCGCTGCGCGCCTATACAGAAGAGGGGATGTTCGAGAATGCGGCAAACCTGGAGCAAGCTTGGGGCGACGCCTTCCACACGTTGAAAGATGCCACAAATGTCATCGATATCAGGACCATCGGACTAGTTGCCGGGATAGAGCTCTCCAGCCGTGATGGTGCCCCTGGGGCAAGAGCTTATGAGGTGATGAAGCGAGCCTGGGCCAAGGGTCTCATGGTTCGCGTGACCGGAGATATTATCGCGTTATCGCCGCCGCTGATCCTGTCAGAAGCCGATATCGGCTTCATGACAGATACGCTGCGCGAGGTGCTGGCCGAGACGGCTTGA